One window from the genome of Calliopsis andreniformis isolate RMS-2024a chromosome 12, iyCalAndr_principal, whole genome shotgun sequence encodes:
- the LOC143185878 gene encoding tether containing UBX domain for GLUT4 isoform X2, with protein sequence MATNKTVIVLAPNGRRQNVKVTPNTTILQVLEEVCKKQGYNSDDYDLKHYNRVLDPNAILRFTGLPNNAQLEMVPCTKARSKSNIVIGIQLENGQRLMGEYTPEVTLAEVVQKMCPDQNLERTVLTYMHREVHGTEALENTTLKSLGLINGKAMLRLMDRDPQQMNIQKHVSQPLKPRESPNTSNENDDKKFSNKDLNKIDSVIKKIKPNFEKLQDSSQATETEEEGMTQKDKEKDILTTENDYAMPSTSKNNSYTKPQTQSLVENELMDISDIKFLGERNALVFNQAAIEVLSKDELPNDFYDLTVNDAKVLLRDAKRRREELEDAPLLTTVQRQLNHEKQTLSQLNKYQHTVIRIQFPDQFVLQGVFRPLEKVQTIKDFVKNYLIDSDSDFEIFTTPPKHILSPDAYLVDENLVPSTIVYYSGPSALRSDIKERAANPEQVGRMSRVNQENEIDETVKNSDTLNSKSNETLNKNNKIPKWFNPTSK encoded by the exons ATGGCTACAAATAAAACTGTCATTGTGCTTGCACCCAATGGTCGTAGACAAAATGTTAAAGTTACGCCAAATACTACAATACTCCAA GTTTTGgaagaagtttgtaaaaaacagGGATATAACTCAGATGATTATGATCTCAA ACACTACAACAGAGTATTGGATCCTAATGCAATATTGAGGTTTACAGGGTTACCAAATAATGCACAACTAGAAATGGTCCCTTGTACAAAAGCACGTTCTAAGTCTAACATTGTAATAGGTATTCAATTAGAAAATGGACAACGATTAATGGGTGAATATACACCTGAAGTAACATTAGCTGAAGTTGTACAAAAGATGTGCCCAGATCAAAATCTTGAGAGGACTGTTTTAACTTATATGCATCGTGAG GTTCATGGAACAGAAGCACTAGAGAACACAACTTTAAAGTCGCTAGGACTTATTAATGGTAAAGCTATGTTACGTTTAATGGATCGGGACCCTCAACAGATGAACATACAGAAACATGTTTCACAACCACTGAAACCTAGAGAAAGCCCCAATACAAGTAATGAAAATGATGAcaaaaaattttcaaacaaaGATTTGAATAAGATAGATTCTgtgattaaaaaaataaaaccaaACTTTGAAAAGTTACAAGATAGTTCTCAGGCTACAGAAACAGAGGAAGAAGGAATGACACAGAAAGATAAAGAAAAAGATATTCTTACTACAGAAAACGACTATGCAATGCCATCAACTAGTAAAAATAATTCTTACACTAAACCACAAACACAGTCCCTCGTCGAAAATGAATTGATGGACATAAGTGATATAAAATTT CTAGGCGAGAGAAATGCTCTAGTATTTAATCAAGCTGCAATTGAAGTGTTATCCAAAGATGAATTGccaaatgatttttatgatttaaCAGTGAATGATGCAAAAGTACTATTAAGAGATGCTAAACGTCGTAGAGAAGAATTAGAAGACGCTCCTCTTTTAACAACTGTTCAACGACAATTAAACCATGAAAAACAAACATTGAGTCAATTAAATAAATATCAACACACAGTAATCCGTATACAATTTCCAGATCAATTTGTTCTTCAAGGTGTATTTCGGCCATTGGAAAAAGTACAAACAATCAAAGATTTTGTGAAAAATTATTTGATTGACTCAGATAGTGATTTCGAAATTT TTACTACTCCACCAAAACATATTTTGTCTCCTGATGCCTATTTGGTTGATGAAAACTTAGTTCCATCTACCATTGTCTATTATTCTGGACCATCAGCTCTTAGATCAGATATAAAAGAAAGAGCAGCAAATCCTGAACAAGTTGGAAG AATGTCAAGGGTGAACCAAGAAAATGAAATTGACGAAACTGTAAAAAATTCTGATACTCTAAATAGTAAATCCAATGAAACATTAAataagaataacaaaataccAAAATGGTTTAATCCAACATccaaataa
- the LOC143185878 gene encoding tether containing UBX domain for GLUT4 isoform X1, with product MATNKTVIVLAPNGRRQNVKVTPNTTILQVLEEVCKKQGYNSDDYDLKHYNRVLDPNAILRFTGLPNNAQLEMVPCTKARSKSNIVIGIQLENGQRLMGEYTPEVTLAEVVQKMCPDQNLERTVLTYMHREVHGTEALENTTLKSLGLINGKAMLRLMDRDPQQMNIQKHVSQPLKPRESPNTSNENDDKKFSNKDLNKIDSVIKKIKPNFEKLQDSSQATETEEEGMTQKDKEKDILTTENDYAMPSTSKNNSYTKPQTQSLVENELMDISDIKFLGERNALVFNQAAIEVLSKDELPNDFYDLTVNDAKVLLRDAKRRREELEDAPLLTTVQRQLNHEKQTLSQLNKYQHTVIRIQFPDQFVLQGVFRPLEKVQTIKDFVKNYLIDSDSDFEIFTTPPKHILSPDAYLVDENLVPSTIVYYSGPSALRSDIKERAANPEQVGRLATRIRMSRVNQENEIDETVKNSDTLNSKSNETLNKNNKIPKWFNPTSK from the exons ATGGCTACAAATAAAACTGTCATTGTGCTTGCACCCAATGGTCGTAGACAAAATGTTAAAGTTACGCCAAATACTACAATACTCCAA GTTTTGgaagaagtttgtaaaaaacagGGATATAACTCAGATGATTATGATCTCAA ACACTACAACAGAGTATTGGATCCTAATGCAATATTGAGGTTTACAGGGTTACCAAATAATGCACAACTAGAAATGGTCCCTTGTACAAAAGCACGTTCTAAGTCTAACATTGTAATAGGTATTCAATTAGAAAATGGACAACGATTAATGGGTGAATATACACCTGAAGTAACATTAGCTGAAGTTGTACAAAAGATGTGCCCAGATCAAAATCTTGAGAGGACTGTTTTAACTTATATGCATCGTGAG GTTCATGGAACAGAAGCACTAGAGAACACAACTTTAAAGTCGCTAGGACTTATTAATGGTAAAGCTATGTTACGTTTAATGGATCGGGACCCTCAACAGATGAACATACAGAAACATGTTTCACAACCACTGAAACCTAGAGAAAGCCCCAATACAAGTAATGAAAATGATGAcaaaaaattttcaaacaaaGATTTGAATAAGATAGATTCTgtgattaaaaaaataaaaccaaACTTTGAAAAGTTACAAGATAGTTCTCAGGCTACAGAAACAGAGGAAGAAGGAATGACACAGAAAGATAAAGAAAAAGATATTCTTACTACAGAAAACGACTATGCAATGCCATCAACTAGTAAAAATAATTCTTACACTAAACCACAAACACAGTCCCTCGTCGAAAATGAATTGATGGACATAAGTGATATAAAATTT CTAGGCGAGAGAAATGCTCTAGTATTTAATCAAGCTGCAATTGAAGTGTTATCCAAAGATGAATTGccaaatgatttttatgatttaaCAGTGAATGATGCAAAAGTACTATTAAGAGATGCTAAACGTCGTAGAGAAGAATTAGAAGACGCTCCTCTTTTAACAACTGTTCAACGACAATTAAACCATGAAAAACAAACATTGAGTCAATTAAATAAATATCAACACACAGTAATCCGTATACAATTTCCAGATCAATTTGTTCTTCAAGGTGTATTTCGGCCATTGGAAAAAGTACAAACAATCAAAGATTTTGTGAAAAATTATTTGATTGACTCAGATAGTGATTTCGAAATTT TTACTACTCCACCAAAACATATTTTGTCTCCTGATGCCTATTTGGTTGATGAAAACTTAGTTCCATCTACCATTGTCTATTATTCTGGACCATCAGCTCTTAGATCAGATATAAAAGAAAGAGCAGCAAATCCTGAACAAGTTGGAAGGTTAGCCACTAGAATCAG AATGTCAAGGGTGAACCAAGAAAATGAAATTGACGAAACTGTAAAAAATTCTGATACTCTAAATAGTAAATCCAATGAAACATTAAataagaataacaaaataccAAAATGGTTTAATCCAACATccaaataa
- the LOC143185878 gene encoding tether containing UBX domain for GLUT4 isoform X3: MRVKYTYVLEEVCKKQGYNSDDYDLKHYNRVLDPNAILRFTGLPNNAQLEMVPCTKARSKSNIVIGIQLENGQRLMGEYTPEVTLAEVVQKMCPDQNLERTVLTYMHREVHGTEALENTTLKSLGLINGKAMLRLMDRDPQQMNIQKHVSQPLKPRESPNTSNENDDKKFSNKDLNKIDSVIKKIKPNFEKLQDSSQATETEEEGMTQKDKEKDILTTENDYAMPSTSKNNSYTKPQTQSLVENELMDISDIKFLGERNALVFNQAAIEVLSKDELPNDFYDLTVNDAKVLLRDAKRRREELEDAPLLTTVQRQLNHEKQTLSQLNKYQHTVIRIQFPDQFVLQGVFRPLEKVQTIKDFVKNYLIDSDSDFEIFTTPPKHILSPDAYLVDENLVPSTIVYYSGPSALRSDIKERAANPEQVGRLATRIRMSRVNQENEIDETVKNSDTLNSKSNETLNKNNKIPKWFNPTSK, encoded by the exons ATGAGGGTTAAATACACTTAC GTTTTGgaagaagtttgtaaaaaacagGGATATAACTCAGATGATTATGATCTCAA ACACTACAACAGAGTATTGGATCCTAATGCAATATTGAGGTTTACAGGGTTACCAAATAATGCACAACTAGAAATGGTCCCTTGTACAAAAGCACGTTCTAAGTCTAACATTGTAATAGGTATTCAATTAGAAAATGGACAACGATTAATGGGTGAATATACACCTGAAGTAACATTAGCTGAAGTTGTACAAAAGATGTGCCCAGATCAAAATCTTGAGAGGACTGTTTTAACTTATATGCATCGTGAG GTTCATGGAACAGAAGCACTAGAGAACACAACTTTAAAGTCGCTAGGACTTATTAATGGTAAAGCTATGTTACGTTTAATGGATCGGGACCCTCAACAGATGAACATACAGAAACATGTTTCACAACCACTGAAACCTAGAGAAAGCCCCAATACAAGTAATGAAAATGATGAcaaaaaattttcaaacaaaGATTTGAATAAGATAGATTCTgtgattaaaaaaataaaaccaaACTTTGAAAAGTTACAAGATAGTTCTCAGGCTACAGAAACAGAGGAAGAAGGAATGACACAGAAAGATAAAGAAAAAGATATTCTTACTACAGAAAACGACTATGCAATGCCATCAACTAGTAAAAATAATTCTTACACTAAACCACAAACACAGTCCCTCGTCGAAAATGAATTGATGGACATAAGTGATATAAAATTT CTAGGCGAGAGAAATGCTCTAGTATTTAATCAAGCTGCAATTGAAGTGTTATCCAAAGATGAATTGccaaatgatttttatgatttaaCAGTGAATGATGCAAAAGTACTATTAAGAGATGCTAAACGTCGTAGAGAAGAATTAGAAGACGCTCCTCTTTTAACAACTGTTCAACGACAATTAAACCATGAAAAACAAACATTGAGTCAATTAAATAAATATCAACACACAGTAATCCGTATACAATTTCCAGATCAATTTGTTCTTCAAGGTGTATTTCGGCCATTGGAAAAAGTACAAACAATCAAAGATTTTGTGAAAAATTATTTGATTGACTCAGATAGTGATTTCGAAATTT TTACTACTCCACCAAAACATATTTTGTCTCCTGATGCCTATTTGGTTGATGAAAACTTAGTTCCATCTACCATTGTCTATTATTCTGGACCATCAGCTCTTAGATCAGATATAAAAGAAAGAGCAGCAAATCCTGAACAAGTTGGAAGGTTAGCCACTAGAATCAG AATGTCAAGGGTGAACCAAGAAAATGAAATTGACGAAACTGTAAAAAATTCTGATACTCTAAATAGTAAATCCAATGAAACATTAAataagaataacaaaataccAAAATGGTTTAATCCAACATccaaataa
- the Ecd gene encoding ecdysoneless cell cycle regulator codes for MFSAKAMAETKASKIREDDVLECFLYPKICYTNPPEDVTEEALLEEIAKFNEHIAQYVKDYIWHSDSLIFRPRTKQALLLEKVIENSMTVEECDILPHIYISFRFDEDISDEWFTVFLIFTLTQTFDGLIAKLIDSDGEFLLIEAANVLPSWANPEICENRVYVYNGELHIVREKYKTLHDLLNNVYQSSYLSKASDKVQDALKKRISIYPNEIKKRHHKARVFLPEKAVLILRQDPRLIAPAIRTICHSDPLERKVCRAMRYFPPEQRVMVNVKMTKCLYAMAIHCRYTGDPRTGWNIPPVTCPKYNAHILGVKIACGLEMLVAHANEERRKRVKVTANDPEKLKSNEHALNAYVARLETSGYFRNLIKGSQEYEKLLNAAKDYYLKHLNLFNSASVVKSDAEKVLEAWENIQSNDIELHAQDEATLSPADSDSWLNVDPVQLEAFLNEQWGNVKNKKHGQESLSLREKVQSFFNQTSDIDGVQFLEEHSMEADMMHDSEDNGKIEFDTDLFDSTLRGILDLVVPGSEGEFEGSSEGSLGEDDEDKAGEMDKYMRLLNSDLQSQMVKSESDMNKSSDTIEENLMQSIKEEAGGSGPAGNIIGGPARRFMHLQLQSPTTVPPDLQS; via the exons ATGTTTAGCGCTAAAGCTATGGCGGAAACAAAGGCGTCTAAAATAAGAGAAGATGATGTGCTTGAATGTTTTCTTTACCCAAAAATTTGTTACACAAATCCTCCAGAGGATGTAACAGAAGAAGCACTTTTAGAAGAAATAGCAAAGTTCAATGAACATATCGCACAGTATGTGAAAGATTATATCTGGCACAGTGATTCTCTGATTTTCCGTCCCAGAACGAAGCAAGCATTATTGTTAGAAAAAGTTATTGAAAATTCAATGACTGTAGAAg AATGTGATATATTACCTCATATATACATATCTTTCCGCTTTGATGAAGATATAAGCGATGAATGGTTCACAGTGTTTTTAATATTTACGCTTACACAGACTTTTGATGGCTTAATTGCTAAGTTAATAGATTCTGATGGGGAGTTTCTCTTAATCGAAGCAGCTAATGTTTTGCCTTCATGGGCTAATCCCGAAATATGTGAAAATCGTGTATATGTTTATAATGGAGAGTTACATATTGTTCGTGAAAAATATAAAACGTTACATGATTTATTAAATAACGTTTACCAAAGTTCATATCTTTCTAAAGCTTCTGACAAAGTACAAGATGCATTAAAAAAACGAATTAGTATTTACCctaatgaaattaaaaaaagacATCATAAAGCTAGAGTCTTTTTACCTGAGAAAGCAGTTTTAATACTTCGTCAAGATCCAAGACTTATTGCACCAGCTATTAGGACTATTTGTCATTCTGATCCGCTTGAGAGAAAA GTTTGTCGTGCTATGAGGTATTTCCCTCCTGAACAACGAGTTATGGTTAACGTAAAAATGACTAAGTGTTTGTATGCAATGGCAATTCATTGTCGGTACACAGGAGATCCCAGAACAGGCTGGAACATACCACCAGTAACGTGTCCAAAGTATAATGCTCATATACTTGGTGTTAAAATAGCATGTGGTTTAGAGATGTTAGTTGCTCATGCAAATGAAGAACGTAGAAAAAGAGTGAAAGTAACAGCTAATGATCCTGAGAAATTAAAATCAAATGAACATGCACTTAATGCATACGTAGCACGTTTAGAAACTAGTGGCTACTTTAGAAATCTCATAAAAGGCAGTCAAGAATATGAAAAGCTTTTAAATGCAGCAAAAGATTATTATTTGAAACATTTAAATTTGTTTAATTCTGCAAGTGTTGTTAAAAGTGATGCAGAAAAAGTCTTAGAAGCGTGGGAAAACATACAGTCTAATGATATTGAACTGCATg CGCAAGATGAAGCTACATTAAGTCCCGCAGATAGTGATAGTTGGTTAAATGTAGATCCAGTACAGTTAGAAGCGTTTTTAAACGAACAGTGGGgaaatgttaaaaataaaaaacatggACAAGAATCATTGAGTCTTAGAGAGAAAGtacaatcattcttcaatcaaacTAGTGATATTGATGGTGTACAATTTTTAGA AGAACATTCCATGGAAGCTGATATGATGCATGATTCAGAAGATAAtggaaaaattgaatttgataCAGATTTGTTTGACAGTACATTACGAGGTATACTAGACTTAGTTGTACCAGGAAGTGAAGGAGAATTTGAAGGAAGTTCAGAAGGCTCTTTGGGTGAAGATGATGAAGATAAAGCTGGTGAAATGGATAAGTATATGCGATTATTAAATTCAGATTTACAATCTCAAATGGTAAAAAGTGAAAGTGATATGAATAAAAGCTCTGACACAATAGAAGAAAATTTGATGCAAAGTATCAAAGAAGAGGCAGGTGGTTCAGGTCCAGCTGGAAATATTATAGGTGGACCCGCACGACGTTTTATGCACTTGCAATTACAGTCACCCACCACTGTACCTCCAGATTTACAAAGTTAA